A genomic segment from Malus domestica chromosome 05, GDT2T_hap1 encodes:
- the LOC103436186 gene encoding G-type lectin S-receptor-like serine/threonine-protein kinase At4g27290 isoform X2: protein MYSFRNMTMQSLRSIFVCLFLLSFLRISSAATLGTITRSQYIRDGETLVSAGGGFELGFFSPGNSKGRYLGIWYTVSADTVVWVANRETPLGDSSGFLKLSEQGVLVLLNSSDNIVWSSNSSRTVGNPVSQLLDTGNLIVKDGNETNSDNFSWQSFDYPCDTFLPEMKLGWDLASDLERYVSSWKSTENPAPGDFSLRISRWGLPQLVTMKGAKIQARGGSWNGVHFTGYGSSGIRNSNPLPGVEFRLNKNEVYYEYRLLNRSEFSRYVLNPLGITQRFTWVYQTQSWELSFTFQADQCENYALCGAYATCNINNAPICACLKGFAPKSPKDWNSGYWSGGCVRKTPLACSHGDGFLKYNGIKLPDTSTSWFNKSMSLKECKWLCLENCSCTAYANLDIRVGGSGCLLWFGNLIDIREFAISDVQDLYIRMAASELDHFVKESKFNKKKLPILISFAVLLLGTIIVGLILYIRKKKLRNEGVRRNDFRKEYLGEDRELPLFDLTTIAKATDNFSSSNKLGEGGFGPVYKGTLMGGKEVAVKRLSKDSGQGMREFKNEVKMIARLQHRNLVKLLGCCTQEDEKILIYEFMPNRSLDFFVFDEEGRKLLNWTKCFHIIGGIARGLVYLHHDSRLRVIHRDLKASNILLDNNLNPKIADFGLAKIFDSDQSQASTNRVVGTYGYMSPEYAVDGIFSMKSDVFSFGVILLEMLCRKKNRGFCHPDHHLNLLGHAWMLWMQDKQLELIDKTLSDSCNIYEVVRCLHVGLLCVQRVPEDRPSMSSVVLMLSSDVALPSPKQPGFYTERSVSESPSSKRQCSENDVSISLIEPR from the exons TTCAGCAGGTGGAGGCTTTGAACTGGGATTTTTCAGCCCTGGTAACTCGAAGGGCCGGTACTTGGGGATATGGTACACAGTTTCTGCTGATACAGTTGTTTGGGTAGCCAACAGAGAAACACCACTCGGTGATTCGTCCGGGTTTTTGAAGCTCAGCGAGCAAGGAGTACTAGTCCTCCTTAATAGCTCAGACAACATTGTATGGTCATCGAATTCATCAAGAACCGTGGGGAATCCAGTATCACAACTCTTGGATACTGGAAATCTTATTGTGAAAGACGGAAATGAAACGAACTCGGATAACTTCTCGTGGCAGAGTTTTGATTACCCTTGTGACACATTCCTACCGGAAATGAAGCTTGGTTGGGACTTAGCTAGCGATTTAGAGAGGTATGTCTCGTCTTGGAAGAGCACAGAAAATCCTGCTCCAGGAGATTTTTCACTACGGATAAGTCGTTGGGGCTTACCAcaacttgttactatgaaaggAGCTAAGATACAGGCTAGAGGAGGGTCATGGAATGGTGTTCATTTTACAGGATATGGATCTAGTGGAATAAGAAACTCCAATCCATTACCTGGGGTTGAATTTCGGTTGAACAAGAATGAGGTCTACTATGAGTACAGGCTCCTAAACAGGTCGGAGTTCTCGAGATATGTATTGAACCCGTTAGGCATCACACAACGGTTCACATGGGTGTACCAAACACAGAGTTGGGAACTTTCCTTTACATTCCAAGCAGATCAGTGTGAAAATTATGCCTTGTGTGGTGCATATGCTACTTGCAATATCAACAACGCTCCAATATGTGCATGCTTGAAGGGATTTGCACCAAAATCTCCAAAAGATTGGAACTCGGGATACTGGTCCGGTGGGTGCGTTCGAAAGACTCCGTTGGCCTGCAGCCATGGAGACGGCTTCCTAAAGTATAATGGGATTAAATTGCCAGACACATCTACCTCATGGTTTAATAAAAGCATGAGCCTCAAGGAATGCAAGTGGTTATGTTTGGAAAACTGCTCATGTACGGCGTATGCAAATCTTGATATCAGGGTGGGAGGAAGTGGCTGCTTGCTTTGGTTTGGCAACCTCATTGACATAAGAGAATTCGCTATAAGTGACGTTCAGGACCTCTATATACGGATGGCAGCTTCAGAACTAG ATCACTTTGTGAAAGAGAGCAAGTTCAACAAGAAAAAACTACCAATTCTCATCAGCTTCGCAGTTTTACTCCTGGGAACGATTATAGTTGGATTGATATTGTACATACGGAAGAAGAAACTCAGAAATGAAG GAGTCAGAAGAAATGATTTCAGAAAAGAGTATCTTGGAGAAGACAGGGAGTTACCACTATTTGACTTGACCACCATAGCCAAAGCAACTGATAACTTTTCAAGCAGCAACAAGTTGGGAGAAGGTGGTTTTGGACCTGTGTACAAG GGCACATTGATGGGAGGGAAAGAAGTTGCAGTTAAGAGACTATCGAAGGATTCTGGACAAGGAATGAGGGAGTTCAAAAATGAAGTAAAAATGATAGCCAGACTTCAGCATCGGAATCTAGTAAAACTTCTGGGCTGTTGCACTCAAGAAGATGAAAAGATTCTAATATATGAATTCATGCCTAATAGAAGCTTAGACTTCTTTGTTTTTG ATGAAGAGGGACGAAAATTGCTCAACTGGACTAAGTGCTTCCACATTATTGGTGGAATTGCTCGGGGACTTGTTTATCTTCACCATGACTCTAGATTAAGGGTTATCCATCGAGATCTGAAAGCTAGCAATATTCTGCTTGATAATAATTTGAACCCAAAGATTGCAGACTTTGGCTTGGCTAAAATATTCGACAGTGATCAAAGTCAGGCCAGTACAAATAGAGTGGTGGGAACCTA TGGTTATATGTCTCCCGAATATGCTGTAGATGGAATTTTCTCAATGAAATCGGATGTCTTCAGCTTTGGAGTTATACTGCTAGAGATGTTGTGTAGGAAGAAGAACAGGGGTTTTTGTCATCCGGATCACCACCTTAACCTTCTTGGACAT GCATGGATGCTATGGATGCAAGATAAACAACTGGAATTGATCGATAAGACTCTTTCTGATTCGTGCAATATATATGAAGTGGTAAGGTGTCTTCATGTGGGGCTGTTATGTGTGCAAAGAGTACCTGAGGATAGACCAAGCATGTCATCTGTGGTTCTGATGTTGAGCAGTGATGTTGCCTTGCCTTCTCCAAAGCAGCCTGGTTTTTACACTGAACGAAGTGTCTCTGAATCACCATCAAGCAAGCGTCAATGTTCAGAGAATGATGTCAGCATTTCATTGATAGAACCTCGGTAG
- the LOC103436186 gene encoding G-type lectin S-receptor-like serine/threonine-protein kinase At4g27290 isoform X1 has protein sequence MYSFRNMTMQSLRSIFVCLFLLSFLRISSAATLGTITRSQYIRDGETLVSAGGGFELGFFSPGNSKGRYLGIWYTVSADTVVWVANRETPLGDSSGFLKLSEQGVLVLLNSSDNIVWSSNSSRTVGNPVSQLLDTGNLIVKDGNETNSDNFSWQSFDYPCDTFLPEMKLGWDLASDLERYVSSWKSTENPAPGDFSLRISRWGLPQLVTMKGAKIQARGGSWNGVHFTGYGSSGIRNSNPLPGVEFRLNKNEVYYEYRLLNRSEFSRYVLNPLGITQRFTWVYQTQSWELSFTFQADQCENYALCGAYATCNINNAPICACLKGFAPKSPKDWNSGYWSGGCVRKTPLACSHGDGFLKYNGIKLPDTSTSWFNKSMSLKECKWLCLENCSCTAYANLDIRVGGSGCLLWFGNLIDIREFAISDVQDLYIRMAASELDHFVKESKFNKKKLPILISFAVLLLGTIIVGLILYIRKKKLRNEGVRRNDFRKEYLGEDRELPLFDLTTIAKATDNFSSSNKLGEGGFGPVYKGTLMGGKEVAVKRLSKDSGQGMREFKNEVKMIARLQHRNLVKLLGCCTQEDEKILIYEFMPNRSLDFFVFVSSDEEGRKLLNWTKCFHIIGGIARGLVYLHHDSRLRVIHRDLKASNILLDNNLNPKIADFGLAKIFDSDQSQASTNRVVGTYGYMSPEYAVDGIFSMKSDVFSFGVILLEMLCRKKNRGFCHPDHHLNLLGHAWMLWMQDKQLELIDKTLSDSCNIYEVVRCLHVGLLCVQRVPEDRPSMSSVVLMLSSDVALPSPKQPGFYTERSVSESPSSKRQCSENDVSISLIEPR, from the exons TTCAGCAGGTGGAGGCTTTGAACTGGGATTTTTCAGCCCTGGTAACTCGAAGGGCCGGTACTTGGGGATATGGTACACAGTTTCTGCTGATACAGTTGTTTGGGTAGCCAACAGAGAAACACCACTCGGTGATTCGTCCGGGTTTTTGAAGCTCAGCGAGCAAGGAGTACTAGTCCTCCTTAATAGCTCAGACAACATTGTATGGTCATCGAATTCATCAAGAACCGTGGGGAATCCAGTATCACAACTCTTGGATACTGGAAATCTTATTGTGAAAGACGGAAATGAAACGAACTCGGATAACTTCTCGTGGCAGAGTTTTGATTACCCTTGTGACACATTCCTACCGGAAATGAAGCTTGGTTGGGACTTAGCTAGCGATTTAGAGAGGTATGTCTCGTCTTGGAAGAGCACAGAAAATCCTGCTCCAGGAGATTTTTCACTACGGATAAGTCGTTGGGGCTTACCAcaacttgttactatgaaaggAGCTAAGATACAGGCTAGAGGAGGGTCATGGAATGGTGTTCATTTTACAGGATATGGATCTAGTGGAATAAGAAACTCCAATCCATTACCTGGGGTTGAATTTCGGTTGAACAAGAATGAGGTCTACTATGAGTACAGGCTCCTAAACAGGTCGGAGTTCTCGAGATATGTATTGAACCCGTTAGGCATCACACAACGGTTCACATGGGTGTACCAAACACAGAGTTGGGAACTTTCCTTTACATTCCAAGCAGATCAGTGTGAAAATTATGCCTTGTGTGGTGCATATGCTACTTGCAATATCAACAACGCTCCAATATGTGCATGCTTGAAGGGATTTGCACCAAAATCTCCAAAAGATTGGAACTCGGGATACTGGTCCGGTGGGTGCGTTCGAAAGACTCCGTTGGCCTGCAGCCATGGAGACGGCTTCCTAAAGTATAATGGGATTAAATTGCCAGACACATCTACCTCATGGTTTAATAAAAGCATGAGCCTCAAGGAATGCAAGTGGTTATGTTTGGAAAACTGCTCATGTACGGCGTATGCAAATCTTGATATCAGGGTGGGAGGAAGTGGCTGCTTGCTTTGGTTTGGCAACCTCATTGACATAAGAGAATTCGCTATAAGTGACGTTCAGGACCTCTATATACGGATGGCAGCTTCAGAACTAG ATCACTTTGTGAAAGAGAGCAAGTTCAACAAGAAAAAACTACCAATTCTCATCAGCTTCGCAGTTTTACTCCTGGGAACGATTATAGTTGGATTGATATTGTACATACGGAAGAAGAAACTCAGAAATGAAG GAGTCAGAAGAAATGATTTCAGAAAAGAGTATCTTGGAGAAGACAGGGAGTTACCACTATTTGACTTGACCACCATAGCCAAAGCAACTGATAACTTTTCAAGCAGCAACAAGTTGGGAGAAGGTGGTTTTGGACCTGTGTACAAG GGCACATTGATGGGAGGGAAAGAAGTTGCAGTTAAGAGACTATCGAAGGATTCTGGACAAGGAATGAGGGAGTTCAAAAATGAAGTAAAAATGATAGCCAGACTTCAGCATCGGAATCTAGTAAAACTTCTGGGCTGTTGCACTCAAGAAGATGAAAAGATTCTAATATATGAATTCATGCCTAATAGAAGCTTAGACTTCTTTGTTTTTG TTTCTTCAGATGAAGAGGGACGAAAATTGCTCAACTGGACTAAGTGCTTCCACATTATTGGTGGAATTGCTCGGGGACTTGTTTATCTTCACCATGACTCTAGATTAAGGGTTATCCATCGAGATCTGAAAGCTAGCAATATTCTGCTTGATAATAATTTGAACCCAAAGATTGCAGACTTTGGCTTGGCTAAAATATTCGACAGTGATCAAAGTCAGGCCAGTACAAATAGAGTGGTGGGAACCTA TGGTTATATGTCTCCCGAATATGCTGTAGATGGAATTTTCTCAATGAAATCGGATGTCTTCAGCTTTGGAGTTATACTGCTAGAGATGTTGTGTAGGAAGAAGAACAGGGGTTTTTGTCATCCGGATCACCACCTTAACCTTCTTGGACAT GCATGGATGCTATGGATGCAAGATAAACAACTGGAATTGATCGATAAGACTCTTTCTGATTCGTGCAATATATATGAAGTGGTAAGGTGTCTTCATGTGGGGCTGTTATGTGTGCAAAGAGTACCTGAGGATAGACCAAGCATGTCATCTGTGGTTCTGATGTTGAGCAGTGATGTTGCCTTGCCTTCTCCAAAGCAGCCTGGTTTTTACACTGAACGAAGTGTCTCTGAATCACCATCAAGCAAGCGTCAATGTTCAGAGAATGATGTCAGCATTTCATTGATAGAACCTCGGTAG